In a single window of the Bacteroidia bacterium genome:
- a CDS encoding amino acid permease, with the protein MANKLFFTKSLNRLMTESSDSENGLKRTLTANNLIALGIGAIIGTGIFVLTGTAAANHAGPALVLSFVLSGIGCAFAGLCYAEFASMIPIAGSAYTYSYATLGEFIAWIIGWDLILEYLFGASTVAVGWSGYIVSFFKDFGITIPAAMCQAPLDHDPTQGWHLTGAFINFPAIFIIVLMTTLLVIGIKESARFNNIIVILKIAVILLFIGFGAHYITKSNWTPFIPPNAGDGKFGWSGIVAGAGVIFFAYIGFDAVSTAAQEAINPQKDMPRGILGSLIICTILYIVVSFVLTGIVNYKDLNVPAPIAMAIDKAGPALFWLRPLIKIGAIAGLSSVILVMLMGQPRIFYSMAKDGLLPQKFAAVHKKFKTPYVTTILTGSVAAIIAGLFPIGILGELVSIGTLLAFVIVCAGIIVLRKTRPNIHRPFKTPFVPLFPILGIIICSAQMIALPSETWWRLIIWMAIGIIIYFSYGIKHSKVQKEGGSK; encoded by the coding sequence ATGGCAAATAAGCTCTTTTTCACGAAATCACTCAATCGCTTAATGACGGAATCTTCTGATTCTGAAAACGGACTGAAACGCACATTAACGGCTAATAATCTCATTGCCCTTGGTATTGGAGCCATTATCGGCACTGGAATTTTTGTACTAACTGGTACTGCAGCTGCTAATCATGCGGGTCCAGCTTTGGTATTGTCTTTTGTTTTATCTGGAATTGGCTGTGCATTTGCAGGTTTATGTTATGCCGAATTTGCTTCCATGATTCCGATTGCAGGAAGTGCTTATACGTACTCCTACGCCACGCTCGGAGAATTTATTGCTTGGATTATCGGGTGGGATTTAATTTTAGAATACCTCTTTGGCGCTTCTACCGTGGCTGTTGGATGGTCGGGTTACATTGTTAGTTTTTTTAAAGATTTCGGAATTACGATTCCTGCCGCCATGTGCCAAGCTCCTTTGGATCACGACCCAACACAAGGCTGGCATTTAACGGGTGCTTTCATCAATTTTCCAGCAATATTTATTATTGTGTTGATGACCACTTTATTGGTGATCGGCATTAAAGAATCAGCGCGTTTCAACAACATCATCGTTATTTTAAAAATTGCGGTAATTCTGCTCTTCATAGGATTTGGCGCACACTACATTACCAAATCCAATTGGACTCCTTTTATTCCGCCCAATGCAGGTGATGGAAAATTCGGATGGAGTGGAATTGTTGCCGGTGCAGGCGTTATCTTTTTTGCATACATCGGTTTTGATGCCGTTTCCACCGCTGCTCAAGAAGCTATTAATCCACAAAAAGACATGCCTCGAGGCATTCTCGGATCGCTCATCATTTGTACCATTTTATACATTGTCGTTTCTTTTGTCCTTACAGGAATCGTTAATTACAAAGATTTAAATGTTCCCGCTCCTATTGCCATGGCGATTGACAAAGCTGGTCCTGCTTTATTTTGGTTGCGTCCTTTGATAAAAATCGGCGCCATTGCCGGATTGAGTTCCGTTATTTTAGTGATGTTGATGGGACAACCGCGTATTTTTTATTCCATGGCGAAAGACGGTTTGCTTCCACAAAAATTTGCAGCCGTTCACAAAAAATTTAAAACGCCTTATGTTACCACTATTTTAACAGGCTCTGTAGCTGCCATTATTGCTGGACTTTTCCCGATTGGCATATTAGGCGAATTGGTTTCCATCGGTACTTTACTCGCCTTCGTAATTGTTTGTGCAGGAATTATTGTACTCCGAAAAACACGTCCCAATATTCATCGTCCATTTAAAACACCTTTTGTTCCGCTTTTTCCGATTCTCGGAATTATAATTTGTTCGGCTCAAATGATTGCACTTCCGTCAGAAACTTGGTGGCGATTGATTATTTGGATGGCTATCGGAATTATTATTTATTTCTCTTACGGAATAAAACATAGCAAAGTCCAGAAAGAAGGCGGCTCGAAATAA